A single region of the Arthrobacter sp. V1I7 genome encodes:
- a CDS encoding LLM class flavin-dependent oxidoreductase yields MRPCRIRSLWRTPRRPGGPGRILLGLNSFGDVGVFPDGHPVPHAQVLRQLLEQAELADEVGLHAFAVGEHHRRDFAVSAPEVFLAAAAARTRNIRLGSAVTVLSSDDPIRVFQRFSTVDAIANGRAEVMLGRGSFIESFPLFGLDLADYEVLFEEKLELFDKVRAQQPVHWEGRTRPAINGLSVYPPLEHHLLPAWIGVGGTPESVLRCAEYGYPIIFAIIGGQPRAFAPLAELYREAMAKYGHPMQQMATHSPGHVAATDEEAREELFPHWLAQRNRIGSERGWGPGNRGEFDAMCMPEGALYVGSPETVAAKIVLLKKNLGVDRFDLKYSSGTLPHAAMMRSIELFGTEVAPRVAAVLAGTTLGTAAAK; encoded by the coding sequence CTGCGTCCGTGCCGGATCCGGAGTTTATGGCGCACCCCACGGCGCCCCGGGGGGCCCGGGCGCATCCTGCTGGGCCTGAACAGCTTCGGCGACGTCGGGGTCTTCCCGGACGGGCACCCCGTCCCGCACGCCCAGGTGCTGCGCCAGCTGCTGGAACAGGCCGAGCTCGCGGACGAGGTCGGGCTGCACGCCTTCGCCGTGGGGGAGCACCACCGCCGGGACTTTGCCGTCTCCGCCCCGGAGGTGTTCCTTGCCGCCGCGGCGGCCCGGACCAGGAACATCCGGCTCGGCTCGGCCGTGACCGTGCTCAGCTCGGATGATCCCATCCGGGTCTTCCAGCGCTTCTCCACCGTGGACGCCATCGCCAACGGCCGCGCCGAGGTCATGCTGGGCCGGGGCTCCTTCATCGAATCCTTCCCGCTGTTCGGCCTCGACCTGGCGGACTACGAGGTCCTGTTCGAGGAAAAGCTTGAGCTCTTTGACAAGGTCCGGGCGCAGCAACCCGTGCACTGGGAAGGCCGCACCCGGCCCGCCATCAACGGGTTGAGTGTCTACCCGCCGCTCGAACACCATCTGCTGCCGGCCTGGATCGGCGTCGGCGGGACCCCCGAGTCGGTGCTGCGCTGCGCCGAGTACGGCTACCCGATCATCTTCGCCATCATCGGCGGACAACCCCGCGCCTTCGCGCCCCTGGCCGAGCTCTACCGCGAGGCGATGGCCAAGTACGGCCACCCGATGCAGCAGATGGCCACCCATTCACCCGGCCACGTTGCCGCCACCGATGAGGAGGCGCGGGAGGAGTTGTTCCCGCACTGGCTCGCGCAGCGCAACCGGATCGGGTCCGAGCGCGGCTGGGGACCGGGCAACCGGGGCGAATTCGACGCGATGTGCATGCCGGAGGGCGCCTTGTACGTCGGGTCGCCGGAGACCGTCGCCGCGAAGATCGTGCTGCTCAAAAAGAACCTCGGCGTGGACCGCTTCGACCTGAAGTACAGCAGCGGCACGCTGCCGCACGCCGCCATGATGCGGTCCATCGAACTGTTCGGCACCGAAGTGGCGCCCCGCGTGGCTGCCGTGCTGGCCGGGACTACCCTGGGCACGGCAGCAGCCAAGTGA